AAGAAACAGGGGTTTTTTGTAGAAATTCGCGTACGTTAGATGGTGAATCGATGCCGATACCGACAAATAGAACATTTTTTGAAGCATATTCTTTCGAAACTTGATCCAAAGTTGGCATTTCTTCTACGCAAGGAGGGCACCAAGAGGCCCAAAAGTTAATCACTAAGACCTTTCCTTGCCAATTTTCACTATTGACTGGTTTTCCATCTGGACTTTGCCAAGGATTAGCAAAAAATGCCTTAATCGATGGCTCACTGGCTAGACCAGATTGAGAAATCCATTGCGAGGTAAAGATGCCAGTTAGAAGTGCCATTACGCTGACGCCAGCAATCACAATCCATTGTCTTCGGTTCATCTCAAGTCCTTCGCTAAAATTCATTAATGCATATACATATTTTGGGCATTTGCGGTACTTTCATGGGCGGCATTGCCGCAATTGCCAGACAAGCTGGACATCGCGTAACAGGTTGCGACGCCAACGTGTACCCCCCAATGAGTTCGCAACTTGAATCTCAAGGTATTGAACTGATTGAGGGTTTCTCACCAGAACAATTATTGCAGTTTGAGACGATGCCGGATTTATTTGTGATCGGTAATGTCGTTTCCCGTGGCAACCCGCTCATGGAAGCGATTTTGAATCAAGGGCTTCCTTATATCTCTGGCCCTCAATGGTTGGGCGAGCAAGTTCTGTATGGCAGACATGTTTTAGCCGTAGCAGGCACGCATGGCAAAACAACTACTTCTGCAATGCTGACATGGATATTGGAATTCAATGGATATAAGCCAGGCTATTTGATTGGTGGCGTGCCTTTGAATTTCACAGTCTCTGCTCGTTTAGGCGAGGGTAAGTATTTTGTCATCGAGGCAGATGAGTACGATACGGCGTTTTTTGATAAGCGTAGTAAGTTTGTGCATTACAGACCACGTACCGCCTTATTAAACAATTTGGAATTCGATCACGCTGATATTTTTGCGGATCTTGCTGCAATTGAAACCCAATTTCATCATTTAGTGCGTACCGTTCCGGGCGATGGATTGTTGGTGGTCAATGGCGAAGAGCCCGCATTGGAGAGGGTTGTAACCAGGGGTGCATGGGCGCCAGTAGAGCGTTTCGGCCAAGATGCCGCTAATGAATGGTCTTTGGTTTCGCAAGAAGCAGATGGTTTTGTTGTTCGTAAAGCAGGCAAGAATGTTGCAACTGTGACGTGGGCGCCAGACTCTGGCGTGATGGGGAGACATAATCAATTAAACGCATTAGCTGCAATTGCTGCTGCGAATCATATTGGCATTTCACCGGAAGATTCTGCACGCGCATTGGCGGAATTTAAAAACGTCAAGCGTCGTCTCGAAACCATCGGTGTTGCTAACGATATTACGGTCTATGACGATTTTGCGCATCATCCCACCGCCATTACAACGACAGTTGATGGTTTACGTCGACGCGTAGGCAAGTCTCGTATCTTGGCTGTTCTCGAGCCTCGCTCTAACACCATGAAGCTTGGCACTATGAAGGCTCAATTGCCCGATAGCCTACAACAGGCTGACAAAGTATTTGCATATGGCGCCAGTAGCGGCAAAGAGTCTTTGGGTTGGGACTTGGCGGAGGTTTTAGCACCGCTTAATGCTAAAGGTGAAGTAAAAGCCCAGGCTTTTGATGATCTAGACGCTCTCGTGCTTGCAGTTGCAAACGAGGCTAAGCCAGGGGATCACATTTTGGTCATGAGCAACGGCGGCTTTGGCGGCGTACACCAAAAATTATTAAAGAAGATCGCAAGTTAAATTTGCTTGCAGCAACTTCACTTATAAAACACATACTGAAAGTAAATTTGTGGGCGATCGATTAAAAGGTAAGGTGGCAATTGTTACTGGAGCAGCTAAAGGGATTGGTTTTGCAACTGCCCAGCGTTTTGCGCAAGAGGGCGCCATTGTGATCGTTGCCGATGTCAATCCAGAAGCAGTCAAAAATGCTGCTGCGCAAATTCCCAATAGCGAAGCACATGTCATGAATGTGACTGATCGCGCCAGTATTCAGGGGGTTGTAGATCAAGTGATACAGAAACATGGTCGTATCGATATCTTGATTAATAACGCAGGTATTACTCAAGATGCGCGTCTAATCAAAATGACTGAGGCTCAATTTGATGCAGTGATTGATGTGAACCTCAAAGGGGTCTTCAATTGCACCCAATTGATTGCTCCACATATGCTGGAGGCCGGCTCAGGCGCGATTGTGAATGCCTCGAGTGTTGTTGGTTTGTATGGCAACTTTGGTCAAACCAATTACTCCGCTACAAAATTTGGCGTGATTGGATTCACTAAGACCTGGGCGCGCGAGCTTGGCCCTAAAGGTATTCGTGTAAATGCGGTATGTCCAGGATTCATCGCTACCGAAATGGTGAAAGCAATGCCAGAAAATATTCTGAAAGATATTGAGAAGCGCAGTTGGCTTGGGCGTCTGGGTACCCCTGAAGAAATGGCTAATGTGTATTTGTTCTTGGCTAGCGATGAGGCTAGCTATGTCAATGGCGTGGCATTAGAAGCTAGCGGCGGAATTTCACTTTAAGCATGAATCTCTTATATGAAGAGGGTGGCGATATCAAAATCGCCACAGTGCAGTCTGCAACCGGAATGGGTGATGCAGAGTCTTGGCAGGCAACCAGCTTGTCTGGTAAAAAAATCAAGCTCAAGGCTAAAGAGGTTTGGTTGCGCTTTGAAAAGCCTGATGCTCAGGCTGTGATGGACGAAGCACTAACGCTATCTA
This DNA window, taken from Polynucleobacter sp. MWH-UH25E, encodes the following:
- the fabG gene encoding 3-oxoacyl-ACP reductase FabG; the encoded protein is MGDRLKGKVAIVTGAAKGIGFATAQRFAQEGAIVIVADVNPEAVKNAAAQIPNSEAHVMNVTDRASIQGVVDQVIQKHGRIDILINNAGITQDARLIKMTEAQFDAVIDVNLKGVFNCTQLIAPHMLEAGSGAIVNASSVVGLYGNFGQTNYSATKFGVIGFTKTWARELGPKGIRVNAVCPGFIATEMVKAMPENILKDIEKRSWLGRLGTPEEMANVYLFLASDEASYVNGVALEASGGISL
- a CDS encoding TlpA disulfide reductase family protein is translated as MNRRQWIVIAGVSVMALLTGIFTSQWISQSGLASEPSIKAFFANPWQSPDGKPVNSENWQGKVLVINFWASWCPPCVEEMPTLDQVSKEYASKNVLFVGIGIDSPSNVREFLQKTPVSYPIVIGGLEGSNLAKQMGNSQGALPYTVIISPSGKSTFTKLGKISEDELKKAINGAL
- the mpl gene encoding UDP-N-acetylmuramate:L-alanyl-gamma-D-glutamyl-meso-diaminopimelate ligase, coding for MHIHILGICGTFMGGIAAIARQAGHRVTGCDANVYPPMSSQLESQGIELIEGFSPEQLLQFETMPDLFVIGNVVSRGNPLMEAILNQGLPYISGPQWLGEQVLYGRHVLAVAGTHGKTTTSAMLTWILEFNGYKPGYLIGGVPLNFTVSARLGEGKYFVIEADEYDTAFFDKRSKFVHYRPRTALLNNLEFDHADIFADLAAIETQFHHLVRTVPGDGLLVVNGEEPALERVVTRGAWAPVERFGQDAANEWSLVSQEADGFVVRKAGKNVATVTWAPDSGVMGRHNQLNALAAIAAANHIGISPEDSARALAEFKNVKRRLETIGVANDITVYDDFAHHPTAITTTVDGLRRRVGKSRILAVLEPRSNTMKLGTMKAQLPDSLQQADKVFAYGASSGKESLGWDLAEVLAPLNAKGEVKAQAFDDLDALVLAVANEAKPGDHILVMSNGGFGGVHQKLLKKIAS